In Dromiciops gliroides isolate mDroGli1 chromosome 4, mDroGli1.pri, whole genome shotgun sequence, one DNA window encodes the following:
- the LOC122753801 gene encoding putative olfactory receptor 2W6 — MGRDNDSSLGGFILIGFSDRPWLEMILFAFVLVFYILTLFGNITIIVLSIADSRLHTPMYFFLGNLSFLDLCFTTSIVPQLLWNLWGPKKTISYNGCVAQLYIYMVLGSTECVLLCVMSYDRYVAVCRPLHYTVVMNSRLCLELMSVSWLCGFLNSFVMCPQTMQLARCGQHQVDHFLCEMPALIAMACEDTTLVEAFAFVLGVILLLVPLSLILTSYGMIAVAVLRIKSAAGRRKAFNTCSSHLIVVSLFYGTIIYMYLQPANSYSQDQGKFLTLFYTIVTPSINPLIYTLRNKDVKGAMKKFLGLEQETGAM; from the coding sequence ATGGGAAGGGACAATGACAGCTCACTAGGGGGATTTATCCTAATTGGTTTTTCTGACCGGCCTTGGCTAGAGATGattctctttgcttttgtattagTCTTCTACATCTTGACTCTTTTTGGCAACATTACAATTATTGTGTTGTCAATTGCAGATTCACGACTACACACACCTATGTACTTCTTCCTAGGCAACCTCTCCTTCCTGGACCTCTGCTTTACTACCAGCATTGTCCCCCAGTTGCTGTGGAATCTCTGGGGTCCCAAGAAGACTATTAGCTACAATGGTTGTGTGGCCCAGCTCTATATTTATATGGTACTGGGTTCTACTGAGTGTGTGCTCTTGTGTGTTATGTCCTATGACCGATATGTTGCTGTCTGTAGACCTTTACACTATACTGTTGTCATGAACTCGAGACTTTGCCTGGAACTGATGTCTGTGTCCTGGTTATGTGGCTTCCTCAACTCTTTTGTCATGTGCCCCCAGACCATGCAGTTGGCACGTTGTGGACAACATCAAGTAGACCACTTTCTTTGTGAGATGCCAGCCCTTATTGCCATGGCCTGTGAAGATACCACACTGGTTGAGGCCTTTGCCTTTGTCCTTGGTGTGATCCTCCTTCTCGTGCCCCTATCCCTGATTCTTACCTCATATGGCATGATTGCTGTGGCTGTGCTAAGGATCAAATCTGCAGCAGGACGTAGGAAGGCCTTTAACACCTGCTCTTCTCACCTTATAGTGGTTTCCCTCTTCTATGGGACCATAATCTATATGTATCTTCAACCTGCTAATAGTTACTCCCAGGATCAGGGAAAGTTCCTCACCCTCTTCTACACAATTGTAACCCCTAGCATAAACCCCCTTATCTATACCCTAAGGAACAAGGATGTTAAAGGGGCAATGAAAAAATTCCTGGGCTTGGAACAGGAAACAGGAGCAATGTGA